The Pungitius pungitius chromosome 14, fPunPun2.1, whole genome shotgun sequence genome contains the following window.
CAGCAGAAGCTGGAGGACTTCAGAGATTATCGCCGCCTCCACAAGCCGCCCAAAGTGCAGGAGAAGTGCCAGCTGGAGATCAACTTCAACACCCTGCAGACCAAGCTGAGGCTCAGCAACAGGCCCGCCTTCATGCCCTCGGAGGGGAAGATGGTCTCGGTAGGTCGCAGACTAACAAACACAAGAGTTTGAGATCCAAAGCTCCTCTGTGATGGGATTCAGAAACCAGAGTTACCTTAACTTACATTAATCACATGATGCCAGGGTACAtttttatctatctatctatctataatatatatatatatatgagcatCATGACCTTTTAATAGAAAAGGTGTGGAATTCAAAACTCTGGTAATGACTTAATTGGACAAACATTCAGAGCTCTGATGTTTTATCTATGTGATGTGGGTACAACCAAATGTTCAACAATATGTTTATATTTACAACGGATCCAATGAAAGCCTATtgtgaaaagggtcatttgtgGACATTAACTAACTTAAAATTCTCACTTTTCTCTCCTCACTTTTCATTTCGTTGCCGTTCCAAGCCTTTTATTGCCTTTATAGCGTTGTTTTAAATAGTCCTGTACTGACACAGCAGGCAGCCGCTtacagtgaaaaataaaagtaaaaataacaaaatatatgCAAATGACACACATGGTGAAAAATGGATTTGGCAGTTAAAGAGGCAGATTATTTTCTCAGGAGCTGTTGAAGTAATCTAGATAAAACTGATATTGACTAAAATGGGGTTTTGTATTGGTGTACACTGAAATCTATGGCGTATAACTCCAAATCAATGATCTATAACAGTTTTGAAAACAAGCCACTGCTGTCAAGTTCACACCATGTTTCCAAATGAACAAGAGGTTTGTTCATTTGGGTTCCACTGTCATGATTCTTTGTCTTTTGCCGCATGCAGGACATTAACAATGCCTGGGGAAATCTAGAGGGAGCAGAGAAAGGCTATGAAGAGTGGCTCCTCAATGAGATCCGCAGGCTGGAAAGACTCGACCACCTGGCCGAGAAATTCCGCCAGAAAGCAGCCATCCACGAAGCCTGGACTGATGGTACTGAAAGGAGAAATACTGTCTGGATGTAAAGATCTTGCTCCTTTGTTTTACCTTCATGGGCCTGAAGTCGAATCGGGAAATCGCCCTTTTGTTTTAGTATCACTAAAACATATAAACAGGGAAAAGTCATTGAgacagatatttttttttgcaggtaaGGAAGAAATGCTGCAAAAGCACGACTACGAGACGGCCTCTCTGTCAGAGATCAAGGCCCTGCTAAAGAAGCACGAGGCCTTCGAGAGCGACCTGGCGGCCCATCAGGACCGAGTGGAGCAGATCGCTGCCATCGCTCAGGAGTTAAAGTAAGAGGCCATGAACAGGATGATGGTAAAAAGCTTCTGCTGCGGCCTTCTGTCGATGAATACAAGAGGAAATGCCGTAGGTCAAGGGTCGAGGTCTGTACCTCCCCGGTTGCGGTTTGTGGTGACCTCAAAAAGTCATTTGTTATTGTCAAAATTCTCCTCGTACACATCAAATGTCACTCTCTTGAGCTCTGATTCACTTGATTTTCACAATGTAAGTAATGAACCACTGAAAAAGCGTCTCAGTGAACTCCTTTGGGGACTTGAAGAAATATTTAcatcagagagaaacacagacaaagcAGGATCATGAAGGCTTTGAGAAGTGCACCGAAGAGCGACCACGGCGGAAACCAAAGCTTAAGTACAAGATGTAATGGAAACTGCTGGGATGCTGCTGATGATAATAATGGCTCTTCTGTTCCCTTGTCTGTTTGTGCTTCAGTGAGCTGGACTACTATGACTCCCCCAGTGTAAACGCTCGCTGCCAGCGCATTTGTGACCAGTGGGACGCACTGGGAGCTCTGACCCAGAAACGCAGCGAGGCTTTGCAGGTGAGACCAGTTTCAAGTCCCTTCGCTGCTTCTTGGTGCCGGTTAGAGCTGAAATAATAACCGTTGACAGATGAAAGTGTGTCTCTCACACCGAGACTCTGTGGGAAGATTTCATTTTCAGGATTTCCATACGAGCTTGAATATCccttttctttagttttttgttgttgttttttttactatcaCTGATGCAAAAATCCATCCATTTATGCCCCGGCTTTCTGGATGTTCACGAATAAAAGTTCAGAGTGGtaaacttgtgtttttatgcTCAACAGAGAACCGAGAAGTTGCTGGAAACCATCGACCAGCTGTACCTTGAGTTTGCCAAAAGAGCGGCTCCATTCAACAACTGGATGGAGGGCGCCATGGAGGACCTGCAGGACACCTTCATCGTCCACACCATCGAGGAAATCCAAGTGAGAACCCAACGGACCCAAAGCCGCCCATAGCGTTTTGTTTCcagtttatgctaagctaacatttACCTGACTGATAGAAGAGCGATATCAGTGAATGTATTTCCCGAAATGTCAAGCTTTGGTTGAAGTGAAATGTAATATGGAGGTATGGATAACTAGAAGTTATTAAGATAAGTAGTTGATACAGATTTACTGGTCTCGTACTCGCAGTacttgcagaaaaaaaaaactataattatCTTCTGGGCACAATAATCGTATCGTACTATATAATAATTTTTTGGGGAGTCTGATATTATACTGCGATTTGACACTGGGAAACAAATATGTAATTGTTTTTGTGGTTTATATTTTCCTGCCTCAGGGGTTAAGCACAGCCCACGAGCAGTTCAAGGCCACGCTGCCAGAGGCCGACAAAGAGCGCCAGGCCATCCTCGGCATCCACAATGAGATCGCCAAGATTGTGCAGACCTATCACGTGAATATGGCTGGCACCAACCCCTACACCACCATCAACCCCCAGGAGATTAACGCCAAATGGGACAAGGTAATTAAGATCAGTCATGATCAAGGAACTACAAGAGGATTTTTAATCTTAATTTATCTAAAGAAGATGCAGTCGAGTCTGCCATGCTGACAGCTCTTATGTTTGTTGGCCACAGACATGACTGGTGGTTATTTTCTCATCAAACGCTTTGCGATACCAAAGCATAAAACATGTCCTAGACATCCCAAGTATGAAAAATAAGATTGGTGTGttctctttaatgtttgagCATTTGATCATTTTCACACAGCTTTTGTATTGTTACAGGAAGTGAGTTTAAGCCACTTTGCACACGTGGGTCTGTGACGCTTCTCACAGTTACAGTAAATGAGGCTCGCTACTACAATGAAACCTGCCAGCCCAAACTTGACTTTGTTAAAGGcaaaaaaggcacttttttcatttaaaaatggagCAACTACCTGTTTCACAAAAATCTGAAATTCTGAGTGGAGAATTTCCCTGAACGTATCATCCTAGTTTCAGTCAGCCCTCTTCCTTTGAATCCCATTAATAAtgcatttgggtttttttcttgatgCTCCTGCCGACTGTAGGTCCGGCAGCTGGTGCCTCAGCGCGACCAAGCTCTGATTGAGGAACACGCGCGGCAGCAGAACAACGAGCGTCTGCGCCGGCAGTTTGCCAACCAGGCCAATGTGATCGGGCCCTGGATCCAGACCAAGATGGAGGTCAGTGCAAACCACCAAATGGTCACGTTAGAAGTCCAGTGAGGGCACCCTGTGTGTAATCTCAGTTGGTGTTTGTAATTTCAAGTGCCTTTTACAGACAGCTACGTGTAACATATAACATACAAGTGAATTATTAATTAGATGAAAATGTTCCGGTATGACAGATACAGAGACAAATCTTTATCATGACCTCCAGTTTGCAATGACTCATTCTTTTCTACATAATCAGTATTTCCTTCTTGCAGGAAATCGGCCGCATCTCAATCGAGATGCACGGCACCCTGGAGGACCAGCTGACACACCTACGCCAGTACGAGAAGAGCATCGTCAACTACAAGCCAAAGATCGACCAGCTGGAGGGAGACCACCAGCTCATTCAGGAAGCGCTCATCTTTGACAACAAGCACACCAACTACACCATGGAGGTAATAATCTGCCAAATAAATCTGATTGTAGTTGGTTTGTTTGACAAACTCATCTGATTCTCCtggttttatgttgttttggtGTCAAATGAACGTTCGGACGACCACAGAAAAACGTTTGAGAGGATAATACTGAACCTTCCTGACGTTGCACTTTTCCACCGAGTCGCCAGTGCGCCTCATTAACTTTTGGGCTTTTTAGCCCAGAGATGAAAACTATAAACCCCTGCTTGCCTGACAGGAATTAATTTGACTGGTTGTTCAGCTGACAAACATCAGCTGACCCATTTGCTgagatgttttgtgtgtttctagAAACCACTTCTGTGCAGAAGGTTCATGATTCGTTATTGTATCTATGCAGATTGCATGTTATTGTTTGTGCAAATGTCTTGATTTTTAGTCGTTTTGCTGTACTATGACTGCCAAAAGAACAGGAGAAAAATGCAAATTTCCGCCAACTCTCTTGACATCGATCACACGAATTGAACAGACTTGACCTTGCAGGAGTTGGCGCCGTGCTGCAATACTTCACATTGGTTAAAAGTagtgggaagaaagaaaaacgagACATTATGGACATTTCCTCCATAGGTGTATTTTGTATATGTAGCCACACTATACTGAAGCTACTGTAAAACTAAAACTATTCTTCTGAAAACtaactgaaaaaatgaaaaggacaactcaAAGCTGATGTATAATGTGTTAGGGATTCACTTTTGTGGATGATACTGGTTTGCAGATTGTTATTGAGTGCTCAATGGAAATTGTaatgttttctgtatttttctcatGCAGTAAAATTCCAGTCATCTGATCCTCCTGGCGGgttaaaacaaacatctgtttCCCAACCTCTGGTTGACCCAATGATAAATCTCAGCTAATACCAGTGCCTCTGAGACTTCTTTTTACCATCCAGCTATTCCGGCTTAAACTCGTTGTGCCTCCCTCTGTTCTGCAGCACATCCGCGTGGGCTGGGAGCAGCTACTCACCACCATCGCTCGCACCATCAACGAAATCGAGAACCAGATCTTGACGCGAGACGCCAAGGGCATCAGCCAGGAACAGCTGAACGAGTACCGGGCTTCCTTCAACCACTTCGACAGGGTCAGTACCCGTCCTGAGTCCTGGTGCCGACACAAAGCAGCAGGCGGGTGAAGGTGGTGGAGGTCACACACTGCTCATTTACACTCGGATGAATACACACCAGAGAAAAAACgcagtttggttttatttatagaaCAGTTtgggaaatgtgtttatttgcgtTCCTGCTTGGAGTTGGATGAGCAGATTGACTCGTATCCATCAAATGTTGTGTAGAGCCAGCcagtggttagcttagcttagcctagctttAAAACAACTGGCTCGGTCCAAATGGTCAACCTACCAGCAACTCTTAAACCTAGTAATTAAACtgctgtatctttttttttaacattttcccaTGTTGCAAAGGCTTTATGCAAAACTTATTTGAAGCAcgtaacatatttatttattagtaaATAACTAACTGTCTGCTGGCTCTATCTTCATATTTAGACATCAGTGTAGCATCAATCTTACCATAAAACTCTCAGCAAGTACGttcatttcccaaaatgttgaacttAAAACAGGTTTGTCTTTTATATATTTAGACTGCATCAACAAATCAAAGACGTGAAGGTGAGAATACATCATGTCGTGCTGCCCGACAACCCTTTAACGACCCTTTGACTAGAACACATTaaatgtaactgtgtgtgtgtgtgtgtgtgattgtgatgCATCAGGCTGCGTATCGACCCTACTGCTTCGTTCAAAAGGGACTTTCAGTTCGGTGACCCAAAGATTCGTCTTTTAAGGCTCAGAGGTTCAGGGAAAGTTGCATTCAGAATTAGCCTCGTGCGCCAGGACAAATGGAAGAACAAAATCTCTCCATTGAAGGCTGTTTCTATagagcctgccccccccccctccctccccccacctccagaGCATAGTGTTTACACTGGGGCTCGCCGTGTCAGGAACCGCACCAATTAAGGATGAGtttttatttagccccccctctcctcctccctgctgacTCCCCCATTACCTCATGCATTTTTCCAGAGCTGGCCTATTGTTAA
Protein-coding sequences here:
- the actn1 gene encoding alpha-actinin-1 isoform X3, encoding MYNMEHYDEEMKYMQPEDDWDRDLLLDPAWEKQQRKTFTAWCNSHLRKAGTQIDNIEEDFRDGLKLMLLLEVISGERLAKPERGKMRVHKISNVNKALDFIASKGVKLVSIGAEEIVDGNAKMTLGMIWTIILRFAIQDISVEETSAKEGLLLWCQRKTAPYKNVNIQNFHISWKDGLGFCALIHRHRPELIDYGKLRKDDPMTNLNTAFDVAEKYLDIPKMLDAEDIVGTARPDEKAIMTYVSSFYHAFSGAQKAETAANRICKVLAVNQENEQLMEDYEKLATDLLEWIRRTIPWLENRMPENTMQTMQQKLEDFRDYRRLHKPPKVQEKCQLEINFNTLQTKLRLSNRPAFMPSEGKMVSDINNAWGNLEGAEKGYEEWLLNEIRRLERLDHLAEKFRQKAAIHEAWTDGKEEMLQKHDYETASLSEIKALLKKHEAFESDLAAHQDRVEQIAAIAQELNELDYYDSPSVNARCQRICDQWDALGALTQKRSEALQRTEKLLETIDQLYLEFAKRAAPFNNWMEGAMEDLQDTFIVHTIEEIQGLSTAHEQFKATLPEADKERQAILGIHNEIAKIVQTYHVNMAGTNPYTTINPQEINAKWDKVRQLVPQRDQALIEEHARQQNNERLRRQFANQANVIGPWIQTKMEEIGRISIEMHGTLEDQLTHLRQYEKSIVNYKPKIDQLEGDHQLIQEALIFDNKHTNYTMEHIRVGWEQLLTTIARTINEIENQILTRDAKGISQEQLNEYRASFNHFDRDHSGALGAEEFKACLISLGFDIANDAQGENEFSRIMSIVDPNRMGVVTFQAFIDFMCRETADTDTADQVIASFKVLAGDKNYILADELLRELPPDQAEYCMARMAPYTGPDGVPGALDYMSFSTALYGESDL
- the actn1 gene encoding alpha-actinin-1 isoform X5, with product MYNMEHYDEEMKYMQPEDDWDRDLLLDPAWEKQQRKTFTAWCNSHLRKAGTQIDNIEEDFRDGLKLMLLLEVISGERLAKPERGKMRVHKISNVNKALDFIASKGVKLVSIGAEEIVDGNAKMTLGMIWTIILRFAIQDISVEETSAKEGLLLWCQRKTAPYKNVNIQNFHISWKDGLGFCALIHRHRPELIDYGKLRKDDPMTNLNTAFDVAEKYLDIPKMLDAEDIISTLRPDEKAVMTYVSCYYHAFSGKQKAETAANRICKVLAVNQENEQLMEDYEKLATDLLEWIRRTIPWLENRMPENTMQTMQQKLEDFRDYRRLHKPPKVQEKCQLEINFNTLQTKLRLSNRPAFMPSEGKMVSDINNAWGNLEGAEKGYEEWLLNEIRRLERLDHLAEKFRQKAAIHEAWTDGKEEMLQKHDYETASLSEIKALLKKHEAFESDLAAHQDRVEQIAAIAQELNELDYYDSPSVNARCQRICDQWDALGALTQKRSEALQRTEKLLETIDQLYLEFAKRAAPFNNWMEGAMEDLQDTFIVHTIEEIQGLSTAHEQFKATLPEADKERQAILGIHNEIAKIVQTYHVNMAGTNPYTTINPQEINAKWDKVRQLVPQRDQALIEEHARQQNNERLRRQFANQANVIGPWIQTKMEEIGRISIEMHGTLEDQLTHLRQYEKSIVNYKPKIDQLEGDHQLIQEALIFDNKHTNYTMEHIRVGWEQLLTTIARTINEIENQILTRDAKGISQEQLNEYRASFNHFDRKRSGIMDAEDFKTCLISVGYNLGENEFSRIMSIVDPNRMGVVTFQAFIDFMCRETADTDTADQVIASFKVLAGDKNYILADELLRELPPDQAEYCMARMAPYTGPDGVPGALDYMSFSTALYGESDL
- the actn1 gene encoding alpha-actinin-1 isoform X4, with protein sequence MYNMEHYDEEMKYMQPEDDWDRDLLLDPAWEKQQRKTFTAWCNSHLRKAGTQIDNIEEDFRDGLKLMLLLEVISGERLAKPERGKMRVHKISNVNKALDFIASKGVKLVSIGAEEIVDGNAKMTLGMIWTIILRFAIQDISVEETSAKEGLLLWCQRKTAPYKNVNIQNFHISWKDGLGFCALIHRHRPELIDYGKLRKDDPMTNLNTAFDVAEKYLDIPKMLDAEDIVGTARPDEKAIMTYVSSFYHAFSGAQKAETAANRICKVLAVNQENEQLMEDYEKLATDLLEWIRRTIPWLENRMPENTMQTMQQKLEDFRDYRRLHKPPKVQEKCQLEINFNTLQTKLRLSNRPAFMPSEGKMVSDINNAWGNLEGAEKGYEEWLLNEIRRLERLDHLAEKFRQKAAIHEAWTDGKEEMLQKHDYETASLSEIKALLKKHEAFESDLAAHQDRVEQIAAIAQELNELDYYDSPSVNARCQRICDQWDALGALTQKRSEALQRTEKLLETIDQLYLEFAKRAAPFNNWMEGAMEDLQDTFIVHTIEEIQGLSTAHEQFKATLPEADKERQAILGIHNEIAKIVQTYHVNMAGTNPYTTINPQEINAKWDKVRQLVPQRDQALIEEHARQQNNERLRRQFANQANVIGPWIQTKMEEIGRISIEMHGTLEDQLTHLRQYEKSIVNYKPKIDQLEGDHQLIQEALIFDNKHTNYTMEHIRVGWEQLLTTIARTINEIENQILTRDAKGISQEQLNEYRASFNHFDRKRSGIMDAEDFKTCLISVGYNLGENEFSRIMSIVDPNRMGVVTFQAFIDFMCRETADTDTADQVIASFKVLAGDKNYILADELLRELPPDQAEYCMARMAPYTGPDGVPGALDYMSFSTALYGESDL